The Anoxybacillus flavithermus genome has a segment encoding these proteins:
- a CDS encoding glyoxalase, which yields MNFTFLEIDHVQVAAPKGCEEKAREFYGKILGMKEIPKPENLQKRGGVWFQCGSHQLHIGVQDDFQPAKKAHPAFHVKNLAVLRDHLIEKGIAVKEDEPLEGANRFYANDPFGNRLEFLEWIK from the coding sequence ATGAACTTTACTTTCTTAGAAATTGATCATGTTCAAGTTGCTGCTCCTAAAGGTTGTGAAGAAAAAGCACGTGAGTTTTACGGAAAAATTTTAGGAATGAAAGAGATCCCAAAACCTGAGAACTTACAAAAGCGAGGTGGAGTATGGTTTCAATGTGGGAGTCATCAGCTACATATTGGTGTACAAGATGATTTTCAACCTGCTAAAAAAGCACACCCAGCCTTTCATGTAAAAAATCTTGCTGTATTGCGTGACCACTTAATTGAGAAGGGGATTGCAGTAAAGGAAGATGAACCGCTAGAAGGAGCAAATCGTTTTTATGCCAATGATCCTTTTGGCAACAGACTCGAATTTTTAGAGTGGATTAAATAA
- a CDS encoding acyl-CoA thioesterase — MEVSVEQSKTIQTRLVLPSDTNHLGTIFGGTVLAYIDEIAAISAMRHARKAVVTVSIDKVDFISSAKVGDILKLEAFVYSTGRTSMKVFVKVETEDLFTGEHHLTTTCFLTMVAIDQNKKPTPVPKVVISEQEEQIVQLYQQNKRKNKE; from the coding sequence ATGGAAGTAAGCGTCGAGCAATCGAAAACGATTCAAACACGGCTCGTATTGCCTTCTGATACGAACCATCTTGGCACCATCTTTGGCGGTACAGTTTTAGCCTATATTGATGAGATTGCGGCAATATCCGCCATGCGCCATGCACGAAAAGCGGTCGTCACCGTTTCGATCGACAAAGTTGATTTCATTTCGTCCGCGAAAGTTGGCGATATTTTAAAACTCGAAGCATTCGTCTACTCGACCGGACGCACATCCATGAAAGTGTTCGTCAAAGTCGAAACTGAAGATTTATTTACAGGCGAACATCACTTAACAACCACGTGCTTTTTAACAATGGTCGCCATCGATCAAAACAAAAAACCGACCCCTGTTCCAAAAGTCGTCATTAGCGAGCAAGAGGAACAAATCGTACAACTATATCAACAAAACAAACGAAAAAACAAGGAATAG
- a CDS encoding DNA-binding protein: MKRLKITNDHGWTPRTLRKQERKIKDASLRVRVTAVRLVMEGHLGKDVAKMVNLCRQSVAIYVARFNQGGLDHLLDRRLPPGRVPFLTEEQQQEIRQLVLTTTPVDAGWGIASSWNTRILQSYIQHTYGVSMSREGIRKLLHRLRSSWTRPTYKLVKGDAKRQAAFQKELEFIKKTNYRECHAVLCG, translated from the coding sequence ATGAAACGTTTGAAAATCACAAATGATCACGGTTGGACGCCTCGAACCCTTCGGAAACAAGAACGGAAAATCAAAGATGCTTCCCTTCGCGTTCGGGTGACCGCTGTTCGTCTTGTCATGGAAGGTCATCTCGGTAAAGATGTGGCCAAAATGGTCAATCTATGCCGTCAATCCGTTGCCATCTACGTTGCACGGTTTAATCAAGGTGGGCTCGATCATCTACTCGATCGTCGGTTGCCGCCTGGTCGTGTGCCGTTTCTTACGGAAGAACAACAACAAGAAATTAGACAACTCGTGTTAACCACCACACCTGTGGATGCTGGCTGGGGCATCGCTTCATCGTGGAACACGCGCATTTTACAATCTTACATTCAACATACCTATGGCGTTTCGATGTCACGTGAAGGCATTCGTAAGTTGTTGCATCGTCTTCGTTCGTCATGGACACGTCCGACTTACAAGCTAGTCAAAGGAGACGCCAAGCGTCAAGCTGCCTTTCAAAAAGAACTTGAATTTATAAAAAAAACTAATTACCGAGAATGTCATGCTGTTTTATGTGGATGA
- a CDS encoding IS630 family transposase → MIHDFLRLLKEKYVGRFTVLVLDNARIHHANMVQAFLDGEEGNAFHFIFLPPYSPHLNPIERLWKWMKDEVIANVLHQGQNDIARSIARLEQYVLQHPDQVLRRIGCAA, encoded by the coding sequence ATGATACATGACTTTTTGCGCCTGTTAAAAGAGAAATATGTGGGTCGATTTACCGTGCTTGTGTTGGACAATGCGCGTATTCATCATGCCAACATGGTGCAAGCTTTTTTGGATGGAGAGGAAGGCAACGCCTTTCACTTTATTTTTCTGCCACCGTATTCCCCACATTTGAATCCGATTGAACGGTTATGGAAGTGGATGAAAGATGAAGTCATCGCCAACGTCCTGCATCAAGGTCAAAACGATATTGCCCGGTCGATTGCTCGTCTTGAACAATACGTCTTACAGCACCCAGATCAGGTGTTACGCCGCATTGGGTGTGCTGCGTGA
- a CDS encoding MFS transporter codes for MRTIQFFSVLRGLAMGLFSPIWILYLVDQGYDLLQIGLLGTIFEIAKLIFEVPSGTFADRYGIKLSIAGSFFLSAVTWAFFPFIDTLIICILAMIIWALSDALISGSLETWMSRVVGEERFGKEVMKNTQILIAFIVVGSIISGYLYSYNMFLPFIIVVALYTTLFIWMSIFVKVPIVKIEHEQEHIKESFLNILKQSLKIVFHKRKVLLIVLSGFFTALTYDMVSRYWQPLLNEMGFSETGLGYIFALAGIFALILLGITMKLEEKIETNPYMSLTIVESVSLLLVGVLTIGFKPLGAIATSILLAVEDVRHPIVISYLNKFFPDNYKNTLFSLNSGVGALGEILSGVIFGIIAVEFGLTTTFLVAAIFLLPAIIIYWVVPKIHDKTSLNP; via the coding sequence ATGCGTACTATTCAATTTTTTTCAGTTCTAAGAGGACTTGCAATGGGATTATTTTCTCCTATATGGATTCTTTACTTGGTGGATCAAGGTTATGATTTACTACAAATCGGATTGCTAGGTACAATTTTCGAAATAGCAAAGTTAATTTTTGAAGTACCATCCGGAACATTTGCGGACCGATATGGCATCAAACTCTCAATTGCGGGTTCTTTTTTTCTCTCCGCTGTAACATGGGCTTTCTTTCCTTTCATTGATACATTAATTATCTGTATATTAGCTATGATTATATGGGCTTTATCAGATGCACTCATCTCTGGATCACTAGAAACTTGGATGAGTAGAGTTGTAGGAGAAGAGAGATTCGGGAAAGAAGTAATGAAAAATACTCAAATACTCATTGCATTTATTGTTGTTGGTAGTATTATTAGTGGTTACCTATACTCTTATAATATGTTCTTACCATTTATTATCGTAGTAGCACTTTATACAACCTTGTTTATATGGATGTCAATTTTTGTTAAAGTACCTATTGTTAAAATTGAACACGAACAGGAACATATTAAGGAGTCATTTTTAAATATCTTAAAACAAAGTTTAAAAATAGTTTTTCATAAACGAAAAGTATTGTTAATTGTATTATCTGGATTCTTTACCGCTTTAACTTACGATATGGTATCAAGATATTGGCAGCCCTTACTCAATGAGATGGGTTTTTCTGAAACCGGACTAGGCTATATCTTTGCACTAGCAGGAATATTTGCTTTAATTCTCTTAGGAATAACAATGAAATTAGAGGAAAAAATAGAAACAAATCCATATATGTCTTTAACAATTGTAGAATCAGTCAGCCTACTATTAGTAGGAGTATTAACAATAGGTTTCAAACCGTTAGGGGCAATCGCAACTTCAATATTGTTAGCAGTTGAAGATGTTAGACATCCAATTGTTATCAGTTATTTAAATAAATTTTTCCCGGATAATTACAAAAATACTCTATTTTCTTTAAATTCAGGAGTTGGTGCCCTAGGAGAAATCCTATCTGGTGTTATCTTTGGAATTATTGCAGTAGAATTTGGACTAACAACAACATTTTTGGTAGCTGCCATTTTTCTATTACCAGCAATTATTATTTATTGGGTAGTACCTAAAATCCATGATAAAACTTCCCTGAATCCGTGA
- a CDS encoding IS66 family transposase — MLTTQQAVFTVESLIGKVQQQKQLIHQLIQENEHLRHENKQLRKENEQLKYRVQELEARTKKNSSNSHLPPSSDRFHTHSSRKISGNKPGGQEGHQGTTLRQVFDLPPVTIEVTQHEREVKSCPHCRCVQQAKFPSHVTNHVQYGPRLTALVVYLHHIQLIPYKRLSDTIEALYQHSVSTGTLANMVKRGREALESNMDMIEDALLGSNILHVDETSLRINGKLAWVHVACTSKYTYLAPHVSHGKKATDDIGILPRYQGTMMHDAFGTYPKYTQATHALCHAHHLRELNGFIEQGYTWASRMTMFLLAAKQAVEAHHGALSEEEARRWERAYDRILERAQHRLETMTSLLKKARAFVRRLQKRKEEPLRFLREVHVPFDNNQAERDLRMVKVKENISGTFREETFAQSFCITRSIVSTLTKHEKNVWDSLYLLLTGETLDRVLSIT, encoded by the coding sequence ATGTTGACGACACAACAAGCTGTATTTACGGTTGAGAGCTTAATCGGCAAAGTCCAACAACAAAAGCAACTTATTCATCAACTCATTCAAGAAAATGAACATTTGCGTCACGAAAACAAACAACTACGCAAAGAAAATGAACAACTGAAGTATCGCGTTCAAGAGCTAGAAGCACGCACGAAAAAAAACAGCTCCAATAGCCATTTGCCCCCATCTTCTGACCGTTTTCACACCCATTCTTCTCGTAAGATATCTGGCAACAAGCCAGGCGGACAAGAAGGACATCAAGGAACGACGCTCCGTCAAGTGTTTGATCTCCCTCCCGTGACGATCGAGGTGACACAACATGAGCGTGAAGTGAAATCCTGTCCACATTGCCGATGTGTTCAACAAGCCAAATTCCCATCCCATGTCACGAATCATGTGCAATACGGTCCACGGCTTACGGCGCTCGTTGTTTATTTGCACCATATCCAATTGATCCCATACAAGCGTTTAAGTGATACAATCGAAGCGTTATATCAACACTCGGTTAGTACGGGGACTCTTGCCAATATGGTGAAACGAGGACGCGAAGCGCTGGAATCGAATATGGACATGATCGAAGACGCCTTACTTGGATCCAACATCCTGCATGTCGATGAAACAAGTTTGCGCATCAATGGGAAACTCGCATGGGTGCATGTCGCGTGTACATCGAAATATACGTACTTGGCTCCTCACGTTTCTCACGGAAAGAAAGCGACCGATGACATCGGGATTCTTCCCCGATATCAAGGGACGATGATGCATGATGCGTTCGGTACGTATCCGAAATACACACAAGCCACCCATGCTCTTTGCCATGCCCATCATTTGCGTGAATTGAATGGTTTCATCGAACAAGGGTATACATGGGCATCGCGCATGACCATGTTTCTCTTGGCTGCCAAGCAAGCCGTCGAAGCCCATCACGGTGCACTTTCCGAAGAAGAAGCGAGACGGTGGGAACGTGCGTATGATCGCATCCTAGAAAGAGCACAGCACCGATTGGAAACGATGACGTCTCTTCTAAAAAAAGCACGCGCTTTTGTTAGACGGCTTCAAAAACGAAAGGAAGAACCGTTGCGTTTCTTACGTGAAGTGCATGTTCCCTTTGACAACAACCAAGCCGAACGCGATCTTCGCATGGTCAAAGTCAAAGAGAACATTTCGGGTACATTTCGCGAAGAAACATTCGCCCAGTCTTTTTGTATCACAAGAAGCATCGTTTCCACACTGACGAAACACGAAAAGAACGTGTGGGACTCGTTATATCTTCTGTTGACAGGTGAAACGCTCGATCGTGTTCTTTCTATCACTTAG
- a CDS encoding IS701 family transposase, whose protein sequence is MNRLAHHQGIDKFFTMLGLALYFSKPVMKHLVHIVDAMVTKGFSGTLTDLHHGSFHPNHRTTLSHFFTKSPWDEETLLHKLQQWILRRVERSSKQENSPLFVSIDDTICQKTKPSSRATHAIQGCDWHYSHAEKKSIWGHSLVWLMVHTMTQAFPFAFRLYDKTAGKSKGELAMEMLSSLDVSRPVYVLMDSWYPSQTLVEACLKKGFHVIAMLKTNRILYPKGIAIQAKQFAHYIEPKDTHLVTVGKEQYRVYRYEGALNGLKDAVVILAWKADQPMTSEHLHCVLSTDRKLSDEDILRYYAERWSIECFFRQAKDQLKLDGYRVRGRRAVKRYWILVQLAYVYSMFESNSDFSDGLDLLRKRKGHSLVEFIYCAAKQNIPIDTVKKQLHVA, encoded by the coding sequence ATGAATAGATTAGCACATCATCAAGGAATCGACAAGTTTTTCACGATGTTAGGGTTGGCACTTTATTTCTCGAAACCTGTGATGAAGCATCTCGTTCATATCGTGGATGCGATGGTGACGAAAGGTTTTTCCGGGACGTTGACCGATCTTCATCATGGTAGTTTTCACCCGAATCATCGCACGACACTGAGCCATTTTTTCACGAAAAGTCCGTGGGATGAAGAAACATTGCTTCACAAACTCCAGCAGTGGATTCTTCGTCGTGTCGAACGCAGCTCGAAACAAGAGAATTCTCCCCTTTTTGTTTCAATCGATGATACAATTTGCCAAAAAACGAAGCCTTCGTCACGGGCAACACACGCCATTCAAGGGTGTGATTGGCACTATTCTCATGCCGAGAAAAAGTCAATCTGGGGGCATTCTCTCGTTTGGCTCATGGTTCATACGATGACCCAAGCGTTCCCTTTTGCCTTTCGCCTCTATGACAAGACGGCAGGGAAAAGCAAAGGGGAACTTGCGATGGAGATGCTTTCTTCTTTGGATGTGAGTCGCCCCGTTTATGTGCTCATGGATTCGTGGTATCCATCGCAAACGCTCGTGGAAGCTTGTCTGAAAAAAGGATTCCACGTGATTGCGATGCTCAAGACGAACCGAATTCTCTACCCGAAAGGTATCGCCATCCAAGCGAAGCAGTTTGCCCACTACATCGAACCGAAAGACACTCACCTCGTCACGGTGGGAAAAGAGCAGTATCGGGTGTATCGCTACGAAGGTGCTCTGAACGGTCTCAAGGATGCAGTGGTGATCCTCGCTTGGAAAGCGGATCAACCGATGACATCGGAACATCTTCATTGCGTCTTGAGCACGGATCGCAAGTTGAGCGATGAAGACATCTTGCGCTACTATGCTGAGCGTTGGTCGATCGAATGTTTTTTCCGTCAAGCGAAAGACCAGCTGAAACTCGATGGATACCGCGTTCGCGGGCGTCGGGCAGTGAAACGGTATTGGATCTTGGTGCAACTTGCGTATGTGTACAGCATGTTCGAGTCGAACAGTGATTTTTCGGATGGGCTCGATCTCCTGCGCAAGAGAAAAGGACATAGCCTCGTGGAGTTCATTTACTGTGCAGCAAAACAAAATATTCCCATCGATACCGTAAAAAAACAGCTCCACGTGGCATAA
- a CDS encoding IS66 family transposase, giving the protein MLTVQQAVFTVESLIGKVQQQKQLIHQLVQENEHLRHENKQLRKENEQLKYRVQELEARTKKNSSNSHLPPSSDRFHTHSSRKISGNKPGGQEGHQGTTLRQVEHPHHRVHACQGCGASLREIKPFKVDIRQVFDLPPVTIEVTQHEREVKSCPHCRCVQQAEFPSHVTNHVQYGPRLTALVVYLHHIQLIPYKRLSDTIEALYSVSTGTLANMVKRGREALESNMDMIEDALLGSNILHVDETSLRIDGKLAWVHVACTSRYTYLASHASRGKKATDDIGILPRYEGTMMHDAFGTYPKYTQATHALCHAHHLRELKGFIEQGHTWASRMTTFLLAAKQAVEAHHGALSEEEAKRWERVYDRILAKAQHRLETMTPLPKKARAFVRRLQKRKEEALRFLREGHVPFDNNQAERDLRMVKVKENISGTFREETFAQSFCITRSIVSTLTKHEKNVWDSLYLLLTGETLDRVLSTT; this is encoded by the coding sequence ATGTTGACGGTACAACAAGCTGTATTTACGGTTGAGAGCTTAATCGGCAAAGTCCAACAACAAAAGCAGCTTATTCATCAACTCGTTCAAGAAAATGAACATTTGCGTCACGAAAACAAACAGCTACGCAAAGAAAATGAACAACTGAAGTATCGCGTTCAAGAGCTAGAAGCACGCACGAAAAAAAACAGCTCCAATAGCCATTTGCCCCCATCTTCTGACCGTTTTCACACTCATTCTTCTCGTAAGATATCTGGCAACAAGCCAGGCGGACAAGAAGGACATCAAGGAACGACGCTCCGTCAAGTGGAACATCCACATCATCGTGTGCACGCGTGTCAAGGATGTGGGGCTTCTTTGCGTGAAATCAAACCGTTCAAAGTCGATATCCGTCAAGTGTTCGATCTCCCTCCCGTGACGATCGAGGTGACACAACATGAGCGTGAAGTGAAATCCTGTCCACATTGCCGATGTGTTCAACAAGCCGAATTCCCATCCCATGTCACGAATCATGTGCAATACGGTCCACGTCTCACTGCGCTCGTTGTTTATTTGCACCATATCCAATTGATCCCATACAAGCGTTTAAGTGATACAATCGAAGCGTTATATTCGGTTAGTACAGGGACTCTTGCCAATATGGTGAAACGAGGACGCGAAGCGCTGGAATCGAATATGGACATGATCGAAGACGCCTTACTTGGATCCAACATCCTGCATGTCGATGAAACAAGTTTGCGCATCGATGGGAAACTCGCATGGGTGCATGTCGCGTGTACATCGAGATATACATACTTGGCTTCTCACGCTTCTCGTGGAAAGAAAGCGACCGATGATATTGGGATTCTTCCACGATATGAAGGGACGATGATGCACGATGCGTTCGGTACGTATCCGAAATACACACAAGCCACCCATGCCCTTTGTCATGCCCATCATTTACGTGAGTTAAAAGGTTTCATCGAACAGGGACATACATGGGCATCGCGCATGACCACGTTTCTGTTGGCTGCCAAGCAAGCCGTCGAAGCCCATCACGGTGCACTTTCCGAAGAAGAAGCGAAACGATGGGAACGAGTGTATGATCGCATCCTAGCCAAAGCACAGCACCGATTGGAAACGATGACGCCTCTTCCAAAAAAAGCACGCGCTTTTGTTCGACGCCTTCAAAAACGAAAGGAAGAAGCGCTACGTTTCTTACGTGAAGGGCATGTTCCCTTTGACAACAACCAAGCCGAACGCGATCTTCGCATGGTCAAAGTCAAAGAGAACATCTCGGGTACGTTTCGCGAAGAAACATTCGCCCAGTCTTTTTGTATCACAAGAAGTATCGTTTCCACACTGACGAAACACGAAAAAAACGTGTGGGACTCGTTATATCTTCTGTTGACGGGCGAAACGCTCGATCGTGTTCTTTCTACCACTTAG
- a CDS encoding 5-methyltetrahydropteroyltriglutamate--homocysteine S-methyltransferase, protein MFIRSSNVGYPRIGEKREWKKALESFWNGQINKEQFIKTMEHIRLDSIRKQVEKGIDLIPIGDFSLYDHVLDTAFMFGYIPERFQQIDNTLEQYFAMARGTNGQHALEMTKWFNTNYHYIVPEIGRIEPKLMENRLLKEYKLIKQAFHVETKPVLLGPITFLLLSKQYKRGEWRKHLAPLVPLYVELFKQLSEAGVSFVQIDEPILVQDIDDDIVDAFRDVYEVFHRDVPNINLILQTYFDSISHYREIVALPVAGIGLDFVHDDGENMKNINTYGFPKDKILATGIVDGRNVWKSSLVQKAKILHRLANVAEQLIIQPSCSLLHVPITTKHEHALPTELAGAFAFADEKLDEISMLSEYMKGNVPIDELSKYDEQTHVYFATFRQQQEQIDDITVPLSRVPYSERRKAQQAHLPLPLLPTTTIGSFPQTSDVRQARMRWKKGEWDDNQYKSFIKKEIAKWIDIQEQLHLDVLVHGEFERTDMVEYFGEKLQGMACTTNGWVQSYGSRCVRPPIIFSDIVRLHPMTVEETVYAQSLTNKPVKGMLTGPVTIVNWSFVRDDISRKHVLRQLALAIREEVLQLEKEGIRIIQVDEPALREGLPLKKEKHTSYWEDAVMAFRLATSSVKEETQIHTHMCYSQFEHMMHIIDELDADVISIESSRSHGELVAAFETYEYKKEIGLGVYDIHSPRVPTKEEISEQIERALRVLRPEQFWVNPDCGLKTRKEKEAIAALKVMVEAAHEYRKRLLAYGGIKSWK, encoded by the coding sequence TTGTTCATCCGTAGTTCAAATGTAGGGTATCCGCGCATTGGTGAAAAAAGAGAATGGAAAAAAGCGTTAGAATCTTTTTGGAATGGGCAAATAAACAAAGAGCAATTCATAAAAACGATGGAACACATTCGACTTGATTCGATTCGTAAACAAGTAGAGAAAGGAATCGACCTCATTCCAATCGGAGATTTTTCTTTATACGATCACGTGTTAGATACAGCATTTATGTTCGGGTATATTCCAGAACGATTTCAACAAATAGACAATACGCTTGAGCAATATTTTGCGATGGCGCGTGGGACGAATGGGCAACATGCGCTTGAAATGACGAAATGGTTTAATACAAATTACCATTACATCGTGCCTGAAATTGGACGAATCGAACCAAAATTAATGGAAAATCGCTTATTGAAAGAATACAAACTAATAAAACAAGCTTTTCATGTCGAAACAAAGCCTGTGTTGCTTGGACCGATTACGTTCCTCTTGCTTTCTAAACAATACAAGCGAGGTGAATGGAGGAAACATCTCGCGCCATTAGTTCCTCTTTATGTAGAATTATTCAAACAACTAAGCGAAGCGGGTGTGTCATTCGTCCAAATCGATGAACCGATTCTCGTTCAAGATATAGATGATGACATAGTCGATGCATTTCGTGATGTATATGAAGTTTTTCATCGCGATGTACCAAATATAAACCTTATTTTACAAACATATTTTGATAGCATATCACATTACCGTGAAATCGTTGCTTTACCTGTCGCAGGCATTGGGCTTGATTTCGTGCATGACGATGGCGAGAATATGAAAAATATAAACACGTACGGATTTCCGAAAGATAAAATATTAGCTACGGGGATTGTAGACGGTCGAAATGTATGGAAAAGCTCGCTTGTACAAAAAGCAAAGATTCTTCATCGTTTAGCAAATGTCGCTGAACAACTCATTATTCAACCGTCTTGCAGCTTACTGCACGTTCCGATCACAACAAAACATGAACATGCGTTGCCAACGGAGCTTGCTGGAGCTTTCGCATTTGCCGATGAAAAATTAGATGAGATATCGATGCTTTCAGAATATATGAAAGGAAACGTACCAATCGACGAGCTAAGCAAATACGATGAACAAACTCATGTTTATTTCGCTACGTTCCGCCAACAACAAGAACAAATAGACGACATCACCGTTCCGTTAAGCCGCGTGCCTTATAGCGAAAGACGAAAAGCACAACAAGCCCATTTACCACTTCCGCTTTTGCCGACAACAACGATCGGTAGCTTCCCGCAAACGAGCGACGTGCGCCAAGCTCGGATGAGGTGGAAAAAAGGCGAATGGGACGACAACCAATATAAGTCGTTTATAAAGAAAGAAATCGCAAAATGGATCGACATTCAAGAACAACTGCACCTCGATGTCCTTGTCCACGGCGAGTTTGAACGTACGGATATGGTAGAGTATTTCGGTGAAAAGTTGCAAGGGATGGCATGCACGACAAACGGCTGGGTACAATCGTACGGATCGCGTTGTGTGCGTCCACCAATTATTTTTAGCGATATTGTTCGTCTACATCCAATGACTGTAGAAGAAACAGTGTATGCTCAATCATTAACGAACAAACCTGTGAAAGGAATGTTAACAGGTCCTGTGACGATTGTAAACTGGTCGTTCGTTCGCGACGATATTTCACGAAAACATGTGCTTAGGCAGCTTGCCCTTGCGATTCGTGAGGAAGTATTGCAGTTAGAAAAGGAAGGGATACGCATCATTCAAGTCGATGAGCCAGCATTACGGGAAGGATTGCCATTGAAAAAAGAAAAACACACATCCTATTGGGAAGATGCTGTCATGGCATTTCGTCTCGCCACTTCATCGGTGAAAGAAGAAACACAAATTCATACCCATATGTGCTATTCACAGTTTGAACATATGATGCATATCATTGATGAGCTTGATGCGGACGTCATTTCAATTGAATCGTCACGAAGCCATGGGGAGCTTGTTGCTGCGTTTGAAACATATGAGTATAAGAAAGAAATTGGCCTAGGAGTTTACGACATTCATAGCCCACGCGTTCCGACAAAAGAAGAAATAAGCGAACAAATCGAACGAGCGCTCCGCGTCCTCCGTCCAGAACAATTTTGGGTCAATCCTGATTGCGGATTAAAAACGCGAAAAGAAAAAGAAGCGATCGCGGCACTCAAAGTGATGGTGGAAGCCGCACACGAATATCGCAAGCGACTCTTAGCTTACGGAGGGATAAAGTCATGGAAGTAA
- a CDS encoding DNA-binding protein has product MKRLKITNDHGWTPRKLRKQERKIKDASLRVRVTAVRLVMEGHLGKDVAKMINLCRQSVALYVARFNEGGLDHLLDRRLPPGRVPFLTEEQQQELRQLVLTTTPVDVGWGISSSWNTRILQSYIQQTYGVSMSREGIRKLLHRLRLSWTRPTYKLVKGDSTLQAAFQKELELIKKN; this is encoded by the coding sequence ATGAAACGTCTTAAAATTACAAATGATCATGGCTGGACGCCTCGAAAACTTCGGAAACAAGAACGGAAAATCAAAGATGCTTCTCTTCGCGTTCGGGTGACTGCCGTTCGTCTCGTCATGGAAGGGCATCTCGGAAAAGATGTAGCAAAAATGATCAATTTATGCCGTCAATCGGTTGCCCTCTACGTTGCACGTTTTAATGAAGGAGGGCTCGATCATTTACTCGATCGTCGCTTGCCACCCGGTCGTGTGCCGTTTCTCACGGAAGAACAACAACAAGAACTGAGACAACTCGTGTTAACCACCACGCCCGTTGATGTCGGTTGGGGCATCTCTTCGTCATGGAACACACGCATTTTGCAATCTTACATCCAACAAACATATGGTGTTTCCATGTCACGCGAAGGGATTCGCAAATTGTTACATCGTCTTCGCTTGTCGTGGACTCGTCCGACTTATAAGCTCGTCAAAGGGGATTCAACGCTTCAAGCTGCTTTTCAAAAAGAACTCGAATTGATAAAAAAAAACTAA
- a CDS encoding 1-acyl-sn-glycerol-3-phosphate acyltransferase: MRKMMYHIVAKILYFIIKLFRLLEVRGKENIPKNKNYVVTCSHRGWVDVIMLAMSLYPTQVHYMAKKELFNSRLIGTFLKYLNAFPVNRQNPGPSTLKIPMKLLKENKIVGIFPSGTRTNEEVPLKRGAVTIAIKANVPILPASYHGPTNLKEILIGKKATVILGEPLYFDKQKEEMDKDELLSYSLKLLENKMKNLEKTFIK, encoded by the coding sequence GTGAGAAAAATGATGTATCATATTGTAGCTAAAATTCTTTATTTTATAATTAAATTATTTAGACTATTAGAAGTTAGAGGTAAGGAAAATATCCCCAAAAATAAAAATTATGTAGTAACATGTTCTCATCGTGGGTGGGTAGATGTCATTATGCTTGCTATGTCTCTTTATCCGACACAAGTACATTATATGGCAAAAAAAGAGCTATTTAATTCTAGATTAATAGGGACATTTTTAAAATATTTAAATGCTTTTCCTGTAAATCGCCAAAATCCTGGACCGAGTACCTTAAAAATTCCTATGAAATTATTAAAAGAAAATAAAATTGTAGGAATTTTTCCAAGTGGTACTAGAACTAATGAGGAAGTGCCTTTAAAAAGAGGTGCAGTAACAATTGCTATTAAAGCTAATGTTCCTATTTTGCCAGCTAGTTATCATGGTCCTACTAATTTGAAGGAAATACTAATAGGTAAAAAGGCTACTGTCATCTTAGGTGAACCCTTATATTTTGATAAACAAAAAGAAGAGATGGATAAAGATGAGTTATTAAGCTATTCACTAAAGCTGCTGGAAAATAAAATGAAGAACCTTGAGAAGACATTTATTAAATAG